The following are encoded together in the Flavihumibacter fluvii genome:
- a CDS encoding 1-aminocyclopropane-1-carboxylate deaminase/D-cysteine desulfhydrase: MNLSLINHAVAVQPVVLFQEQGIPLDILRLDKIHSVVSGNKWFKLKEWLAIARNERKEGILTMGGAFSNHVVATAFAAKLAGLKSAAIIRGEPAGPESHCLMEARSYGMDLQFISRSDYRSLSHQQDPGRLVRENWLFVPEGGAGAIGVKGAASILETVPSLHKYTHIFCAVGTGTMLAGLSNAALPHQQIVGISSLKGMDSLTEIINRWRFKNAAPFSLLFDYHFGGYAKHPQKLLDFINELYVKTGIPTDIVYTGKMMFALKELLQTGYFSETDNILAIHSGGLQGNRSLKKGQLIFL; encoded by the coding sequence ATGAATTTATCCTTAATAAACCATGCTGTTGCTGTGCAACCGGTTGTTTTATTTCAAGAACAAGGCATACCCTTAGATATTTTACGGCTGGATAAAATCCATAGTGTGGTTTCCGGAAACAAATGGTTTAAACTTAAAGAATGGCTGGCTATTGCCAGAAATGAAAGAAAGGAAGGCATCCTAACGATGGGTGGCGCCTTTTCAAACCATGTGGTTGCAACAGCATTCGCAGCTAAACTGGCGGGACTTAAGAGTGCTGCCATTATCCGGGGGGAACCAGCTGGCCCCGAATCGCATTGTTTAATGGAAGCACGCTCCTATGGGATGGACCTGCAGTTTATAAGCCGCTCAGATTACAGGTCACTCAGCCATCAACAGGATCCTGGCCGGCTGGTGCGTGAAAACTGGCTATTTGTGCCAGAAGGCGGGGCCGGGGCAATCGGTGTAAAAGGAGCAGCTTCCATTCTTGAGACAGTTCCCTCCTTACATAAATATACCCATATCTTTTGTGCTGTTGGGACCGGTACCATGCTGGCCGGCCTTTCAAATGCAGCACTTCCGCACCAGCAAATCGTTGGAATCAGCAGCCTGAAAGGCATGGACTCATTAACGGAAATAATCAACAGGTGGCGCTTCAAGAATGCGGCGCCATTCAGTTTACTATTTGATTATCACTTTGGTGGTTATGCTAAACATCCGCAAAAACTATTGGATTTTATAAATGAATTATACGTGAAAACCGGAATTCCAACAGATATCGTGTATACAGGTAAAATGATGTTTGCCTTAAAAGAGTTGTTGCAAACAGGATATTTCAGTGAAACAGACAATATTCTGGCCATTCATAGCGGGGGGTTACAAGGGAACCGATCGTTAAAAAAGGGCCAATTGATTTTTTTATAA
- a CDS encoding sugar phosphate nucleotidyltransferase: MQPTLVILAAGMASRYGSLKQIQSFGPSGETIMEYSIYDAIRAGFGKVVFIIRKEFETDFREIFGTKLKGKIAVDYVFQDLQAFLHGIAVPPERTKPWGTAHAVLCAKNVVNEPFAVINADDFYGRDAFEKAYNFMVNDCSETNYAIIGYELLKTLSDHGTVNRGVCVVDEKGNLVSIAERLNISQKDGQIQCDDNIEPRVLPLKSSVSMNFWCFHPSVFEISQRMFDAFVRENADNIKAEFFIPIVADYFIKQGIGQIPVIPTSSNWFGVTYKEDAPSVQASLDVLVAAGEYPQSLWA, translated from the coding sequence ATGCAACCAACACTTGTGATATTGGCGGCTGGAATGGCTTCGCGTTATGGAAGCCTGAAGCAGATACAATCATTTGGGCCCAGTGGAGAAACAATTATGGAATACTCCATTTATGATGCAATCCGGGCTGGATTTGGAAAAGTAGTTTTTATCATCCGGAAAGAGTTTGAAACAGATTTCAGGGAAATTTTTGGCACTAAATTGAAGGGAAAGATTGCGGTGGATTACGTATTCCAGGACTTGCAGGCATTTTTGCATGGCATTGCGGTTCCTCCCGAGAGGACCAAACCATGGGGAACTGCGCATGCTGTGCTTTGTGCGAAAAATGTTGTTAACGAGCCCTTTGCTGTGATCAATGCGGATGATTTTTATGGCCGGGATGCATTTGAGAAGGCATACAATTTCATGGTCAATGATTGTAGTGAAACCAATTATGCCATTATTGGTTATGAATTATTAAAAACATTGTCTGATCATGGTACTGTAAATAGGGGAGTATGTGTGGTAGATGAAAAAGGCAATCTCGTATCTATTGCGGAACGCCTGAATATTTCCCAGAAGGATGGCCAGATTCAGTGTGACGATAACATTGAACCACGTGTTCTTCCATTAAAATCAAGCGTATCGATGAATTTCTGGTGTTTCCATCCGTCGGTATTTGAAATTTCCCAACGAATGTTTGACGCTTTTGTACGGGAGAACGCTGATAATATTAAAGCGGAATTCTTTATCCCTATCGTTGCAGATTATTTTATAAAACAAGGTATTGGCCAGATCCCGGTTATTCCAACTTCATCCAATTGGTTTGGGGTGACCTATAAGGAAGATGCCCCTAGTGTGCAGGCCAGTCTTGATGTTTTAGTGGCTGCCGGTGAATATCCTCAAAGCCTTTGGGCGTAA
- a CDS encoding S1 family peptidase, whose amino-acid sequence MNDDVQILETVERYIQDEMTTQEREYFEQLRKSNPDIDQLVVEHTIFLQQLGQFGEKKAFKSLLHETHNHLLDNNEIKEELPKLRVMHQINKYKRVFAMAASIAGLTALAISGLVAYLSPKSSPQEIALLKKEINAVKISQKQAQKELNTIKITPSRPTAPGKFGGTGFLIDGKGYLVTSAHVVSKADSVYIVNNKGDYFKVKTIHVNDNTDIAILKIVDSRFEPLDRLPYGIRRGKADLGEQIFTLGFPRTEIVYNEGYLSAKTGFDGDTIAYQIAISANPGNSGGPIFNHSGEIIGVLSGKQITAEGVVFSSQSKYIFSALESLKEDSSALSLKVPTHSSLKGVERVQQIKKIEDCIYNVMSY is encoded by the coding sequence ATGAACGACGATGTACAAATTTTAGAAACTGTTGAGCGATATATCCAGGATGAGATGACAACCCAGGAGCGGGAATATTTTGAGCAATTGCGTAAATCAAATCCAGATATTGACCAACTGGTTGTTGAACATACCATTTTTTTACAGCAGCTTGGACAGTTTGGGGAGAAAAAAGCTTTCAAATCCCTTTTACACGAAACCCATAATCATTTACTCGATAATAATGAAATAAAAGAGGAGCTGCCGAAACTGCGGGTAATGCATCAGATCAATAAATACAAGCGGGTATTTGCGATGGCAGCTTCAATTGCCGGCCTTACAGCCTTGGCCATCAGCGGATTAGTAGCCTACCTGAGTCCGAAGAGCAGTCCGCAGGAAATTGCCCTTTTGAAAAAAGAGATCAATGCAGTAAAAATTTCCCAGAAGCAGGCACAAAAAGAACTTAATACTATAAAAATCACCCCCAGCCGCCCCACTGCTCCAGGCAAATTTGGTGGCACCGGTTTCCTGATTGATGGCAAGGGTTACCTTGTTACCTCGGCTCATGTGGTTTCAAAGGCCGATTCCGTTTATATTGTAAATAATAAAGGGGACTATTTTAAAGTAAAGACTATTCACGTAAACGATAATACAGATATCGCCATTCTTAAAATTGTAGATAGCCGTTTTGAACCACTCGACCGTCTGCCTTATGGCATCCGAAGAGGTAAGGCAGACCTGGGTGAACAGATTTTTACACTTGGATTCCCTCGCACAGAAATTGTCTATAATGAAGGGTACCTGAGTGCCAAAACCGGATTTGATGGCGATACTATTGCCTACCAGATCGCCATTTCAGCAAACCCCGGAAATTCCGGTGGTCCGATTTTCAACCATTCCGGTGAAATCATTGGTGTTTTAAGTGGGAAACAAATCACCGCTGAAGGTGTGGTATTTAGTAGCCAAAGTAAATATATATTTTCCGCACTGGAATCCTTAAAGGAGGATAGTAGTGCCCTTTCCTTAAAAGTCCCGACACACTCCTCTTTAAAAGGTGTTGAAAGAGTTCAACAGATCAAAAAAATTGAAGATTGCATTTATAATGTGATGAGTTATTGA
- a CDS encoding RNA polymerase sigma factor, translating into MTSDPLEKELLKGLAGNDRKATETIYKQNYGMVQSMIVNNNGTIDDARDVFQEAMVVLYEKAKSEHFELNCQLKTYIYSVCRRLWLKRLQQLQKYSPEVDSIAEVVPVEDELEQHELRNFEFVVMEKSMMSLGEPCRSLLEAYYLQKRNMVDIAASFGYTNADNAKNQKYKCLTRLKKLFFAQYKNQVS; encoded by the coding sequence GTGACCTCAGATCCATTAGAAAAAGAATTGCTGAAAGGATTGGCCGGGAACGACCGAAAGGCGACAGAAACCATTTATAAACAAAACTATGGAATGGTACAGTCGATGATTGTGAATAATAACGGGACAATAGATGATGCCAGAGATGTTTTTCAGGAAGCCATGGTTGTCTTGTATGAAAAAGCAAAATCAGAACATTTTGAACTGAATTGTCAATTAAAAACTTATATATATTCTGTTTGTAGAAGATTGTGGCTCAAGCGCTTACAGCAATTACAGAAGTATTCACCTGAAGTAGATAGCATTGCCGAAGTAGTCCCTGTAGAAGATGAATTGGAACAGCATGAGCTAAGGAATTTCGAATTTGTGGTCATGGAAAAATCGATGATGAGTTTAGGTGAACCATGCAGGAGTCTACTTGAGGCATACTACCTGCAAAAAAGGAATATGGTAGATATTGCTGCAAGCTTTGGTTACACCAATGCAGACAATGCTAAAAACCAGAAGTATAAATGCCTTACCCGACTGAAAAAACTGTTTTTTGCGCAATATAAAAACCAGGTATCATGA
- a CDS encoding T9SS type A sorting domain-containing protein, with product MKKLIIIILANFAGLSNIIAQITTAQNKANFGVDAEVRASFLGALPQPAATSHDWFANTLAGPPRFIIDTTGAAAITTRYISDLNFRKLPFFRVMKYDPFTILDGRMLIDAVYIRDYHGSDSTVFATSNKNGDNPQVWQGSSAQNIPDKNDLLDMYVHVRRAGSLPRLQDSLWFIGGIALDATAGNRYFDFELYQTDIFYQRSTLSFTGYGPDAGHTSWQFDPSTGAVTKPGDVIFSANFGGSGLQDLVARIWVKKTDLLINSPNFDWAGDFDGASAGATFGYASIKPKTTQNFYQGLQNSAATWSGPFQLLRANNSVQTTFDANQFLEFSVNMGTLGLDPISLLGGDPCGLPFRRILVKSRASSAFTAELKDFVGPFDFFDFQAADATADFPTICGDNMISTLSVTNPLPTSTYSWVTPDGNIVGDTFGYQITVDTPGTYIVRQQLLSGCNQYASDTVVVAASLSCGLLPHNRIDLKGSINYQSAHLDFTVSANENVQYYSLERSLDGKKFSTVKVLTSNGDMGLATYLTDDDISQVEGSEVYYRIKMTRSDGSIRYSEALLLSRPMEKMDGFTILPNPVSSKMQILIIADKKQAGVVKIFNALGSLVEMKSISLGSGNNIIGFEGLEKWSSGLYPVQVQVGEKLYTQKMIISRNK from the coding sequence ATGAAAAAGCTGATAATCATTATACTAGCAAATTTTGCTGGGCTGTCAAATATTATTGCCCAAATTACTACGGCGCAGAATAAGGCGAATTTTGGGGTAGATGCAGAAGTGCGCGCCAGTTTCCTCGGAGCCTTACCTCAACCAGCAGCAACTTCCCATGATTGGTTTGCCAATACATTGGCCGGGCCACCCCGTTTTATTATTGATACAACCGGGGCTGCCGCCATCACAACAAGGTATATTTCAGACCTGAATTTCAGGAAATTGCCCTTTTTCAGGGTTATGAAGTATGACCCGTTTACTATCCTGGATGGCAGGATGCTGATAGATGCGGTATATATCCGGGATTACCATGGATCCGATTCCACTGTTTTTGCTACTTCCAATAAAAATGGAGATAACCCACAAGTATGGCAAGGATCTTCAGCTCAAAACATACCGGATAAAAATGACCTGCTGGATATGTATGTGCATGTCAGGAGGGCCGGGTCATTGCCCCGGCTACAGGATTCCCTGTGGTTTATTGGCGGGATAGCCCTTGATGCTACTGCCGGCAATCGGTATTTCGACTTTGAACTCTACCAAACAGACATATTTTACCAGCGTTCCACCCTGTCCTTCACTGGTTATGGGCCAGACGCAGGCCATACCAGCTGGCAGTTTGATCCATCCACTGGGGCTGTTACGAAACCCGGCGATGTGATATTCTCAGCAAATTTTGGTGGAAGCGGCCTTCAGGATCTGGTGGCCAGGATCTGGGTAAAAAAGACTGACCTGCTGATCAACTCGCCAAATTTCGATTGGGCGGGTGATTTTGATGGTGCTTCTGCGGGAGCTACCTTCGGCTATGCCAGTATAAAGCCAAAAACTACCCAGAATTTTTACCAGGGACTTCAAAACAGTGCCGCGACATGGTCGGGGCCATTTCAATTACTGCGGGCAAATAATAGTGTTCAAACTACTTTTGATGCTAACCAATTCCTGGAATTCTCTGTGAATATGGGTACACTGGGGCTGGATCCGATTTCACTTCTGGGTGGTGACCCTTGCGGATTGCCTTTCCGGCGAATCCTGGTAAAATCCCGGGCATCGTCAGCGTTTACTGCTGAATTGAAAGATTTTGTTGGCCCATTCGACTTCTTTGATTTTCAGGCAGCCGATGCGACCGCAGATTTTCCAACCATTTGTGGGGATAATATGATCAGTACCCTGAGTGTAACCAATCCTTTACCCACATCAACCTATTCATGGGTAACACCAGATGGGAATATTGTTGGGGATACTTTCGGGTACCAAATCACGGTAGACACTCCAGGAACCTATATCGTCAGACAACAATTGCTAAGTGGTTGTAACCAATATGCATCCGATACAGTTGTAGTGGCTGCAAGTTTGTCCTGTGGATTATTGCCACATAACCGGATTGACTTGAAAGGGTCGATTAATTATCAGTCGGCCCATCTCGATTTTACTGTTTCGGCAAATGAAAATGTACAATATTATTCATTGGAAAGAAGCCTGGATGGAAAAAAGTTTAGTACTGTTAAAGTATTGACTTCCAATGGCGATATGGGATTAGCGACCTATTTAACAGACGATGATATTTCACAGGTTGAAGGAAGTGAAGTGTATTACAGGATCAAAATGACCCGTTCGGATGGAAGCATCCGGTATTCTGAAGCATTGTTGTTGAGCCGACCAATGGAAAAGATGGATGGTTTTACCATTTTACCTAATCCGGTGAGCAGCAAAATGCAGATTCTGATAATCGCTGATAAAAAACAAGCGGGAGTCGTTAAAATTTTTAACGCACTTGGTTCGTTAGTTGAAATGAAAAGTATATCACTTGGCTCCGGAAACAATATTATAGGTTTTGAAGGATTAGAAAAATGGAGTAGCGGTTTGTATCCGGTTCAGGTTCAGGTAGGTGAAAAACTCTATACGCAGAAAATGATCATTTCCCGTAATAAATAA
- a CDS encoding beta strand repeat-containing protein translates to MIKQVMPFVVGLFLCNSLMAQVPKQINYQGIARNAYGTALANQSISLRLTVRESNASGTMVYQETRIVETNQFGLFSTAIGSDGATSVTGTLGAVNWANGQSKFLQVEMDPKGGTQYTSLGASPLTSVPFAFRAESASPIGIAGGDLSGSYPSPTIKDGAITAAKLAPGVIPTSIPVSGTAGGDLTGTFPNPVVAANSINSAKIADNAIITNKVANGSITAEKLAPGVIPTSLPVSGTAGGDLIGNYPNPTIAANAITTGKVADNSITNNKIADNAISSSKLQDNVITTSKVADASITAAKLAPGVIPTSIPVSGAAGGDLAGTYPNPTIAANSITTTKLADASITAAKLAPGVIPTSLPASGAAGGDLTGTYPNPTIAANAIGTTKLNALAVTNAKIADNAITTTKVADASITAAKLAPGVIPTSLPISGTAGGDLSGTYPNPTIVANAVTNTKIADNSITTSKVADASITAAKLAPGVIPTSIPVSGAAGGDLAGSYPNPTIATNSITTSKVADGSITAAKLAPGVIPTSIPVSGTAGGDLAGTYPNPTIAANSITTIKLADASITAAKLAPGVIPTSLPASGAAGGDLTGTYPNPTIAANAIGTTKLNALAVTNAKIADNAITTTKVADASITAAKLAPGVIPTSLPISGTAGGDLSGTYPNPTIVANAVTNTKIADNSITTSKVADASITAAKLAPGVIPTSLPVSGTAGGDLAGTYPNPTIAANSITTTKLADASITAAKLAPGVIPTSLPASGAAGGDLTGTYPNPTIAANAIGTNKLNALAVTNAKIADNAITTTKVADASITAAKLAPGVIPTSLPVSGTAGGDLAGTYPNPTIADNAITTTKLADASITAAKLAPGVIPTSLPASGAAGGDLTGTYPNPTIAANAIGTTKLNALAVTNAKIADNAITTTKVADASITAAKLAPGVIPTSLPISGTAGGDLSGTYPNPTIVANAVTNTKIADNSITTSKVVDASITAAKLAPGVIPTSLPISGAAGGDLSGTYPNPIIAANSITTIKVADASITAAKLAPGVIPTSLPASGAAGGDLTGTYPNPTIAANAVNSAEIADNAISTTKLNALAVTNAKIADNAITTTKVADASITAAKLAPGVIPTLFPPTGTAGGDLSGSYPNPVIGKLNGVVLSALAPTSGQVLKYNGTQWAPAADNSGGGLTFPFAASVATTSDMFALTNTDFGAAVAGINSSANSNANGIAGRITAASPAVNATGVYGVINSTSTANGYGVWGKHNGSGTGIYGTSESGAGVAGFSSFGYGISGFSENVYGVYGSSTIGSAGFFDITNASNGSDALLVTNEQYNAISASSIKGSGLFAVANDLGGAGVWGIHNGGGEAVTGQNASDIAGAIAGTNYGTYAGVRGNSPAGIGVLAESNTDGGTSGTALVARLETAGTGNLALFKVGLSNVARIDRNGKGFFNGGTQASGADVAEFFGVQGATSGYEPGDVLEISTNTDRQVVKSSRPYSTLVAGVYATKPGLLLTEEDAVNGAMDNGVPMGVIGVIPTKVCSEGGLIKRGDLLVTSSTSGVAMKADPDKVKVGQVIGKALQDFGGNGIGKINVLVSVK, encoded by the coding sequence ATGATAAAACAAGTTATGCCCTTTGTGGTAGGCCTGTTTTTATGCAATTCCCTCATGGCACAGGTGCCAAAACAAATCAATTACCAGGGGATCGCCAGAAACGCTTATGGGACGGCTCTAGCCAACCAGTCCATCTCACTTCGATTAACCGTTCGTGAATCAAACGCATCCGGTACTATGGTGTACCAGGAAACCCGAATTGTCGAAACTAATCAGTTTGGACTGTTTTCTACGGCGATTGGCAGCGATGGAGCAACATCTGTAACAGGTACGCTTGGAGCAGTGAACTGGGCTAATGGTCAATCTAAATTCTTGCAGGTGGAAATGGATCCCAAGGGTGGAACACAATACACCAGTCTTGGTGCGTCTCCATTGACGAGTGTCCCGTTCGCCTTCCGTGCTGAATCAGCCTCCCCCATTGGTATTGCTGGTGGTGATTTGAGTGGAAGTTATCCAAGCCCAACAATAAAAGATGGTGCAATCACGGCCGCAAAATTGGCGCCCGGGGTCATTCCAACTTCAATTCCGGTAAGTGGAACAGCTGGTGGTGACCTGACAGGTACTTTTCCTAACCCAGTTGTTGCGGCAAATTCTATAAATAGTGCAAAAATTGCTGATAATGCCATCATAACCAATAAAGTTGCCAATGGATCAATTACTGCGGAAAAATTAGCGCCGGGTGTGATTCCTACAAGCTTGCCGGTCTCTGGTACTGCTGGCGGGGATTTGATCGGCAATTATCCAAATCCGACAATTGCAGCAAATGCAATTACTACGGGTAAAGTTGCTGACAATTCAATTACGAATAATAAAATAGCTGATAATGCGATAAGTTCCTCCAAATTGCAAGACAATGTAATTACCACTTCGAAAGTGGCGGATGCCTCTATTACCGCTGCAAAATTGGCGCCGGGAGTTATTCCAACTTCAATTCCGGTAAGTGGTGCTGCAGGTGGTGACCTTGCTGGAACTTATCCCAATCCGACTATTGCGGCAAATTCAATCACCACCACAAAATTGGCGGATGCTTCTATCACTGCTGCAAAGCTGGCACCAGGAGTAATTCCGACCTCTTTGCCGGCAAGTGGTGCTGCGGGTGGTGACCTTACTGGTACCTATCCGAACCCAACCATTGCTGCCAACGCTATCGGTACTACTAAATTGAATGCACTCGCTGTTACCAATGCGAAAATTGCTGATAATGCCATCACCACCACAAAAGTGGCGGATGCATCTATTACTGCTGCAAAGCTGGCACCAGGAGTAATTCCGACCTCTTTGCCAATAAGCGGTACCGCGGGTGGTGACCTATCGGGAACTTATCCTAATCCGACAATTGTGGCAAATGCAGTAACAAATACAAAAATTGCCGATAATTCGATTACCACTTCCAAAGTGGCGGATGCCTCTATTACCGCTGCAAAATTGGCGCCTGGAGTTATTCCAACTTCAATTCCGGTAAGTGGTGCTGCAGGTGGTGACCTTGCTGGTAGTTATCCGAACCCAACTATTGCAACTAATTCTATCACCACTTCGAAAGTAGCCGATGGATCAATTACTGCTGCAAAATTGGCGCCGGGAGTTATTCCAACTTCAATTCCGGTAAGCGGTACTGCGGGTGGTGACCTTGCGGGAACATATCCCAATCCGACTATTGCGGCAAATTCAATCACCACCATAAAATTGGCGGATGCTTCTATCACTGCTGCAAAGCTGGCACCAGGAGTAATTCCGACCTCTTTGCCGGCAAGTGGTGCTGCGGGTGGTGACCTTACTGGTACCTATCCGAACCCAACCATCGCAGCCAACGCTATCGGTACTACTAAATTGAATGCACTCGCTGTTACCAATGCGAAAATTGCTGATAATGCCATCACCACCACAAAAGTGGCGGATGCATCTATTACTGCTGCAAAGCTGGCACCAGGAGTAATTCCGACCTCTTTGCCGATAAGCGGAACTGCAGGTGGTGACCTATCGGGAACTTATCCTAATCCGACAATTGTGGCAAATGCAGTAACAAATACAAAAATTGCCGATAATTCGATTACCACTTCCAAAGTGGCGGATGCCTCTATTACCGCTGCAAAATTGGCGCCGGGAGTAATTCCGACCTCTTTGCCGGTAAGCGGTACTGCAGGTGGTGACCTTGCGGGAACATATCCCAATCCGACTATTGCGGCAAATTCAATCACAACCACAAAATTGGCGGATGCTTCTATCACTGCTGCAAAGCTGGCACCAGGAGTAATTCCGACCTCTTTGCCGGCAAGTGGTGCTGCGGGTGGTGACCTTACGGGTACCTATCCGAACCCAACCATCGCAGCCAACGCTATCGGTACTAACAAACTGAATGCACTCGCCGTTACCAATGCAAAAATTGCTGATAATGCCATCACCACCACAAAAGTGGCGGATGCTTCTATTACTGCTGCAAAATTGGCGCCGGGAGTAATTCCGACCTCTTTGCCGGTAAGCGGTACTGCAGGTGGTGACCTTGCGGGAACATATCCCAATCCGACTATTGCTGATAATGCCATCACCACCACAAAATTGGCGGATGCTTCTATTACAGCTGCAAAGCTGGCACCTGGGGTAATTCCGACCTCTTTGCCGGCAAGTGGTGCTGCGGGTGGTGACCTTACTGGTACCTATCCGAACCCAACCATCGCAGCCAACGCTATCGGTACTACCAAACTGAATGCACTCGCCGTTACCAATGCAAAAATTGCTGATAATGCCATCACCACCACAAAAGTGGCGGATGCATCTATTACTGCTGCAAAGCTGGCACCAGGAGTAATTCCGACCTCTTTGCCAATAAGCGGTACCGCGGGTGGTGACCTATCGGGAACTTATCCTAATCCGACAATTGTGGCAAATGCAGTAACAAATACAAAAATTGCCGATAATTCGATTACCACTTCCAAAGTGGTTGATGCATCTATTACTGCTGCAAAACTGGCACCAGGAGTAATTCCGACCTCTTTGCCGATAAGTGGTGCTGCGGGTGGTGACCTTTCGGGAACTTATCCCAATCCAATTATTGCGGCTAATTCAATCACAACAATAAAGGTGGCGGATGCATCTATTACTGCTGCAAAGCTGGCACCCGGAGTAATTCCGACTTCTTTGCCGGCAAGTGGTGCTGCGGGTGGTGACCTTACTGGTACCTATCCGAACCCAACCATCGCAGCCAATGCAGTGAATAGCGCCGAGATTGCCGACAATGCCATTAGTACCACTAAATTGAATGCACTCGCCGTTACCAATGCAAAAATTGCTGATAATGCCATCACAACCACCAAAGTGGCGGATGCTTCTATCACAGCTGCAAAATTGGCCCCTGGGGTCATTCCAACCTTATTTCCACCTACTGGAACAGCGGGAGGAGATTTAAGTGGTTCTTATCCAAATCCGGTTATTGGAAAACTGAATGGTGTGGTTTTAAGTGCATTGGCACCAACTTCAGGCCAGGTATTGAAATACAATGGAACCCAGTGGGCACCAGCAGCTGATAATAGTGGTGGTGGACTTACTTTTCCGTTTGCTGCAAGCGTTGCGACAACAAGTGATATGTTCGCCTTAACGAATACAGATTTTGGAGCGGCCGTTGCCGGTATTAATAGCTCGGCCAATTCAAATGCTAATGGTATTGCCGGAAGAATTACTGCGGCTAGTCCTGCTGTAAATGCAACCGGTGTATATGGTGTAATAAATTCAACTTCTACCGCAAATGGCTATGGAGTTTGGGGTAAACACAATGGATCCGGGACAGGTATTTATGGTACCTCAGAAAGTGGCGCCGGTGTGGCTGGTTTCTCATCTTTTGGATACGGTATTAGTGGTTTCAGTGAAAACGTATATGGCGTATATGGCTCCAGTACAATTGGGTCCGCCGGTTTCTTTGATATCACTAATGCTTCTAACGGTAGTGACGCATTGTTGGTGACCAATGAACAATACAATGCAATCAGTGCATCCAGTATTAAAGGATCTGGTTTGTTTGCCGTTGCCAATGACCTGGGTGGCGCTGGGGTATGGGGTATCCACAATGGAGGAGGGGAGGCTGTTACCGGCCAGAATGCCAGTGATATTGCCGGTGCAATAGCGGGTACCAACTACGGGACTTACGCAGGTGTAAGGGGTAATTCTCCTGCTGGTATTGGCGTACTAGCCGAATCAAATACAGATGGTGGTACATCAGGTACTGCATTGGTTGCCAGGTTGGAGACTGCCGGAACAGGTAACCTGGCTTTATTTAAAGTAGGTCTATCTAATGTTGCAAGGATCGATAGGAATGGTAAAGGCTTCTTTAATGGCGGCACACAGGCTAGCGGAGCAGACGTTGCTGAATTCTTTGGTGTGCAGGGCGCAACTTCAGGTTATGAACCAGGTGATGTCCTGGAAATTTCTACAAATACTGACCGTCAGGTGGTAAAATCATCCCGGCCTTATTCCACCTTGGTTGCCGGGGTATATGCTACTAAGCCCGGATTATTACTTACTGAAGAAGACGCAGTTAACGGTGCAATGGATAATGGCGTTCCGATGGGTGTTATAGGAGTTATACCTACGAAAGTTTGTAGTGAGGGTGGACTGATCAAAAGAGGAGATTTATTGGTTACTTCTTCTACTTCGGGTGTTGCCATGAAAGCGGATCCCGATAAGGTAAAGGTTGGTCAGGTAATTGGGAAAGCACTCCAGGATTTCGGGGGAAATGGTATTGGAAAAATCAACGTATTGGTAAGCGTAAAATAA